In Candidatus Dependentiae bacterium, the DNA window AACAAACTCATCTCCATTACACTCATAGCAATCGTGCACGGAATGAACTTTTTAAGCACATCCTTAAATGTTTTCCATGCATATGTATCAATACAATCAAAAGAAAAATGCAACTTAAAATAAGTCACTATATGTAACAAAAACTGTGTTAATCCACCAAGTAAAATAAAAAAACACAAATACTCTACTGGTAGTTGCTTTATCAAACAGACAATAAGTGCACTTACAAACACAATATTTAAAAGTACTGGAGAAAATGCTGGTACAAAAAAATGGTTAACAGATTGTAGTGCACCTGCTAATAATGCACTACTTGAAATAAAGAAAATAAATGGCATCAAAATACGCAAATAAGGAGCTGCAAATTTAATTTGTTCTACAGAAAAACCTGGCGCAATTGTTCGTAATACAAGCTCTGCTTTCCACATTACAAGCGTACATAAAATAAGAACAATACTTTCAAAAAACAAGAATGACAAAGACATTAAACGATTAGCATTCCTTCTGTCTTCCTTGTGTATTATACTAACAAAAGTCGGTATAAATGCAGCTGATAGTGCTCCCTCAGCAAAAATTTTGCGCAATGAATTAGGAATTTTAAACGCAGTAAAAAATGCATCTGAAACAACTCCCGCACCTAAATACTTTACGATAAAATACTCACGAATTATACCAAGTATTCGACTCATAAATGTAGAACAACTTACTTGCAATGTTTTTTGTATAATCGATTTTTTATGTAATATTGTTTTCATGCATCCTCTTTTTTATACTATTGCAACTAAGTGTAACAGAAAACATAAAAATAAATGTATTTAGGTGCTTAATAAAAAGAGCAACATAATTAAGAGCTGAAGGTAATTTTTAAACTTTTGTATTCATTTCTTCTTTATAAAAAACAAAAAGCGCAATTGTTACGAGCACAAACGAAGCAAAATAATGCCATGTAATTTTTTCACTCAAAAAATACCAGCCAAAAAAAGCACCAAAAAGTGGACATAAACAACCTGCCAAACTAACAAATGTAACAGTATAACGCTGCAACAAAAATGCATACAAATTATAACCAATAACATTAGCAATCAAAATCAATCCAAACGTCCACTGTAAAAATGGTAACCATTCAGCTACAACAACAACTGATTGCCCTTGAGATACTGGTAGTATTATTTCAAAAATTATCGATGTAATTAAAGCTAAAATGCCACCAATAAACATTGCGATACCATTAATACTAATCAAATGATAGCCACGATCCATAAGTTTTTTAACCAAAAACCACGCATAAGAAGAAGAAACCACTGCGCCTAGTAATACAACTTCTGGCAAAGAAATTCTAAATAGCTCTGCTCCGAATTCCGGCATATCAGTTTGCATAAAAAGCATAGGACATACGCCAATAAAACCTAAAATCATTCCGAAAATTTTATAACCACCAAATTTTTCCTTAAAAAGAAAATAAGCCAAAACTGCAGAAATAAACGGCGTCAAAGAATAGAACAATGTTGTTTTTGATGAGGTAATAAATTGTAGCGCCCAAAATTCACCAATATAAGCAATGTAAATATGAAAAAGCGCTGTTTGCAAAAAAAGAAGCATATCTTTTTTATATATAAAACGTAATGTTCTGTTTTTATATAATATATAAGCCAACATTGCACTACCAGCAATAAGCATACGAAATGCGATAAGAAAGCATGGTTGAGTATAATCCAGCGCATGCTTACCAATAGTAAATGCTAAAGCAAGCAGCCCATATAACAAAACAAGAAGAATCATTTGTTCCTATGCCTTTATGTGCAATAACCCATCATAAAGTTCGTATACCACATCCATTTTTTGAGCAATATATGTATCATGAGAACTGATAATCATTCCCATATTCCACTTTTTTTTGCAATCAGTAAGCAGATCAACAATTGCTTTCCCGGTTTTAATATCCAAGTTTCCAGTTGGTTCATCTGCCAATAAAAAAGCTGGCTCATTAA includes these proteins:
- a CDS encoding DMT family transporter; protein product: MILLVLLYGLLALAFTIGKHALDYTQPCFLIAFRMLIAGSAMLAYILYKNRTLRFIYKKDMLLFLQTALFHIYIAYIGEFWALQFITSSKTTLFYSLTPFISAVLAYFLFKEKFGGYKIFGMILGFIGVCPMLFMQTDMPEFGAELFRISLPEVVLLGAVVSSSYAWFLVKKLMDRGYHLISINGIAMFIGGILALITSIIFEIILPVSQGQSVVVVAEWLPFLQWTFGLILIANVIGYNLYAFLLQRYTVTFVSLAGCLCPLFGAFFGWYFLSEKITWHYFASFVLVTIALFVFYKEEMNTKV